tggcggacctcaatcTGCCCTACAATGCGGTTCTGGGCAGAcctgcgttggtgaagttcatggtcgccacccactacgcctacctccagttGAAGATGCTGGGTCCTGCTGGTCCCATCACCGTCCTTGGTGATGTCAAGGTCGCCCTCGCCTGCGCGGAGCAGCGTGCAGACAACCTGGCGGTGGCCATGGAGCCGCAGGCCCCAGAAGCCTCTGCATCCCGCGCTTCCAAGAAGCGCCTTACCTCGGCTGACGAGGTGCCCGTCAAGGAAATCCCCCTTGGTGACGATCCGTCCAAGATCGCCAAGATTGGCGGAACCTTGGACgccaaataggaagacgcgcttgTCTCCTTCTTGCGGGCGAATTCTGACGTTTTCGCATGGAAGCCGTcagatatgcccggggtccccagggaggtgatcgagcaccgCCTTGCCGTGCGGCCGGATGCGCGACCTATCCGGAAGAAAGTGCGGCGTCAAGCCCCGGAGCGGCAGGCCTTCATCAGGGAGGAAGTGGCGTGGCTCCTGGAGGCTAATTTCATTCGCAAGGtgatccatccggagtggctggcgaacccggtggtcgtcccGAAGGCCAATGGCAAGCtacggatgtgcatcgactacaccgacatCAACAAGGCATGCCCCAAAGATCCCTTCCCTCTACCACGCATAGATCAAATAGTCGACTCCACTGcagggtgcgaccttttgtgctTTTTAGATGCATACTCAGGGTACCATCAGATTCGTATGGctagggaagatgaggaaaaaaccGCCTTTATTACTCCTGTGGGCACCTTTTGTTATACAACTATGCCTTTTGGGTTGAAGAATGCAGGCCCTACTTTTCAGCGCATGACTCGTATTACCTTAAGTAATCAGATAGGGCACAATGTAGAGGCATATGTCGATGATCTGGTGGTAAAGACGCACCACCAGGACACGTTGCTACAGGATCTGGCCAAAACTTTCGATAGTCTTAGGTCCACGTGcgtaaagctgaaccccgataagtgtgtgttcggcGTGCCGGCGGGCAAAACTTCTCGGTTTTCTAGTCTCTTCCCGAGGCATAGAAGCGGATCCTGAGAAAATACGCGTGATAGagaggatgcgcccccccagcaagcttagggatgtgcagtgcgtcactggATGCATGGCCGCCCTGAGTCGATTTATATCGAGGCTGGGTGAGAGGGCGCTGCCCCTAttcaagctcctcaagcgctccgggccgtttgtatggacggaggaagctgagcaagctctcaatcAGCTGAAAGCTTACCTCACTTCCCCCCCTATCTTGGTGGCCCTGGGACCAGAGGAACCATTGCTACTCTACTTGGCCGCGACCCCCCATGTGGTGAGTGCCGCCCTAGTAGTTGAGCGTGAGAAAGGCGAACGGGAGGCTCCTTCGGCTTGCAATGGCCCCTCGTCCCCCGAAGGCCTAGCGCCCAAAGTTTCCAGCCCCCGAGAGGACCCCGAGGCCCCCAAGGGAGGAGCGGAGGCTTTGGCAGGTGGCCCCGAGCCTTATGATCCCGAGGCAGTTCGGGATCCCCCCAGACCTCCGAACAGGCGCGCTCCGAAGCATCAGCCCCTGACAACACGAACTGGCCCCGCCGaagggtgcagcggcccgtctactttgttagcgaGGCACTTCGAGATGCGAAAACCCGGTATCCGCAGGCCCAGAAAATGCTTTATGCCGTCTTAATGGCCTCAAGGAAGTTGCGTCATTACTTCCAAGTGCATCGGGTTTCCGTAGTGACAGCATACCCTTCTTGGCCAAATGTTGcacaaccgagagggtactggacgagtggtaaaatgggccaTCGAGCTagctgagttcgatctgcacttcaAACCGCGGCACGTGATCAAAAGTCAAATCCTGGCTGACTTCATCGCGGAATGGACCCCGGTGGACGAACCTGTTCCGTCCAATGTCCCCTTTTCCCttcccggagaagaagaggatccAAACGCCGACATTCGCGGCGGGCACTGGGTTATGCATTTTAACGGCTCCCTCAACCTTCAAGGTGCAGGTGCCGGAGTCACACTGACCTCGCCAAACGGGGATGTCCTCAAATACGTCGTtcgtctcgactttcgagccACGAACAACATGGCAGAATATGAAGGGCTCCTCGCGGGATTGAGGGCGGCGACCGGAATGGGCATCCACCGTCTCCTGGTCTTGGgagactcccagctggtcgtaaATCAAGTATCCAAAGAGTATCAGTGCACCGACCCGTAAATGGAAGCGTACGTCCGCGAGGTACGGCGCATGAAACGCCACTTCGACGGACTTGAGCTCCGGCACGTGCCCCGACGCGACAACACAATTGCTGACGAGTTGTCGCGTGTTGCGTCGGCACGAGCCCCACTCCCCCCAGGGACCTTCGAGGAAAGGCTCGCGCAACCATCGGCGCGACCGAGCCCTTTGAGGGACCCCAATGACACGCCCACCGACCCGACTCCAGGCGACCCGCGCCCCTCGGGGCCCGAGGGGGTCAACCCTGACCCCCCTCGTCAGGTCGTGTGGATGACCGACATCCGGGCGTATCTCGAAGGCAATACTCATCCTGAGGATCACGCAGAAGCTGAAAAGCTCGCGCGCATCTCCAAACGGTACGTCCTTATAGAAGGGACCCTATACCGACATGCCGCCAACGGGATACTCTTGAAGTGTATTTCTCGAGAGCAGGGCATCGAGCTCATAGCCGACGCTCATCAGGgtgagtgcggagcccattcggCCTCATGAACTTTGGTCAGAAAAGCCTTCCGGCAAGGTTTTTATTGGCCAACTGCATTACAAGATGCCCAAGAATAGGTCCAACGGTGCAAGGCATgccaattccacgccaagcagaCCCACCAACCGGCTCAAGCCTTACAGGTCATCCCACTATCTTGGCCTTTCGCAGTTTAGGGGCTGGACATCCTTGGGCCATTCAAGGCGGCTCGAGGCGGGTATCAGCACTTGTACGTCTccatcgacaaattcaccaagtGGCCCGAGGCCTACCCAGTTGTCAAAATCGACAAGCATTCTGCTCTTaagttcatcaggggcatcacgtcTCGATTCGGAGTGCCCAACCGTATCATTACAGacaacggcacccagttcaccagTGAGCTGTTTGGCGATTACTGTGACGacatgggtatcaaattgtgCTTTGCCTCACCCGCCCACCCCAAGAGCAACGGCCAAGTCAAGCGAGCCAACGCCGAAATCCTCAAAGGACTCAAGACCAAGACGTACAACGTCCTGAAGAAGCACGGGGATTCATGGCTTGAGGAGTTGCCCGCCGTGTTGTGGGCAAATCGGACCACTCCAAGCCGCGCCACGGGCGAAACACCATTTTTCTTGGTGTACGGCGCTGAAGCGGTCCTACCCTCCGAGCTTTCCCTCGGGTCGCCTCGTGTCGCATTGTACAACGAGGCCAACCAAGATGACCTTCGCCGCGACGATCTCGATTATCTTGAAGAACGGAGAAGGCGAGCGGCCTTGCGTGCCGCGCGCTATCAACAAAGCCTGCgacgctaccatcagcgccacgtccgggcccgatcactacAAGTtggcgacctcgtcctacgccgcgttcAGTCGCTCCTGGGGCTAAGCAAGCTCTCGCCAATGTGGGAAGGGCCATACAAAGTGATCGAAGTGCCCCGGCCAGGCTCCGTTCGGTTAACCATGGaggacggcacagagctgcccaACCCCTGGAATATCGAGCACCTCCGTCGTTTCTATCCATGACATCGAGATTTTTTGCTTTCCTGGAGCACGGGCCAGCCCCCGCACAACCCCTCGGTTTGTGCGGGactggccgggggctaccactgtGTATCCTTTTACAAGCAATGAATTTTTCTACTTTTTCGTGGAGACCGtttttctccccttcctctgGCTTGTCCCGGTTCAAGGGATAATCCGCATTTACTCTAAACCCTAAGTGCCGTAAGGCGGCCTGAAAACCGCCGAAAGGGAGCACGAGCGCGGGCCGCGCCCCGGGTTGTGCCGAACCCCGGGGGATCGGAAGGGCCTACATACGGTCATCCCCGACCCCCGGTCGTCACAGCCTCGTTCTGGCCAGTCCCGCTGGGCGGCTCCCTCAGGGCGATTGTCTTGCCTATCACCACTTAGGTTCCATGGGCCGAGCGCGGATTTATATTCTCGCTAGAACAAGCCCGAGGGGGGGTGAAAATGACATATCAATCACATGCAGTCTAATTATCCCCTTTTGCCatggttttttcttctctctatgTCACAGGCATCCGATGAAAAAAGTAAAAGAGTAAGAGGGGTTAAAGAAGTTTCAGTTGCAGAACAAGATAGGATGGTAAAATGGCCTAAATACAAGAAGTGCCTGCTACGGGCTCACAGCAAAAAGGAATTAAAGGCGTGAGTGGTCACGGAGTGCCCGGCCCCCTGAGGCCGGCGCCACTGACGATGTCGTCccagtcgtcgtcgccgttgtcATCCCCGCTTCCGTTTTCCTCGTCCGAGGTAAGCCCAGAGGTGAACCGGGGGGCCGCCCCCTCGAAACTCAAGACAATCGCGTCAGCCGCCTCCCGGACTTGCTCCCGGGCCCTTGCCTCGGTACCCGGGGGAAAATCTTCGAGCGCACGCCACGGCATGAATTCGGGGTCGCGCGCTTGGTGGCTCGCGAGGACCAGCTCCACCGCAGCCCGTGCCAAGGAAACTGACGAAGACTTTATGgtctcgccgacctcctcctctaGCCTCTCCAGGTCCACCGCCAGCCCGTCCAGCCGAAGCGCGAGTGCTAGCTGTGTGGGCGGGAGTTTGCTGTCCCGACGCACGGAGATGCCGACTCGGCGCCCCGCGCGCTCCAGCCGGTCGACGGCGTCGGAGAGTTGCCCGGGCCCGAGCTCGTTGGTGAGGCGGAGGGCCGCAATTTCCCCAGCCTGATCCTGCACCAGGCGTTCCAGGTCGGCGAGGGTACTCTGAGCCATGGCGAGCTGGCTCGCCAAACCCGCGCCGCCGGGCGGCCCGCCCGCTGCCAAGATCTTCTCCCGGGCCTCCAGCTCGGAGGCCTTCGCTGATATTGTCGcacgctcggcgcgggcgctcTCCAGATGATGAGCCTCGCGCCCGGCAATGGCCTCCTCGCGTTTCGCGAGTTGCTCGCCTAGCCGGCGCAAGGCTACCTCGCGGCGATTCACCTCGGCTTCGCGCTCGGCGAGTGCGGCATCCCGTTCCCGGCATGCCTCTTCCCGCAGCCGCAGCTCTTCCGCGCGGCGGTCAGTGGAAGCTTTCGCGGCGAGGGTGGTCCGATCACGCTCGGCCGCGGCCTCTTCACGGAGGCGAAGGGAAGCCTCCACCTCTGCCGCCGTTCTTTCATGGGCGGCCAAGGTGGACTCCCGCTGATCTAGCAGGCGCGCTCGCTCTTCCAGCTCCCGGGCCCGCTGCGCCTGTTCTTCACCGCGCGCGTTTTGCTCGCGCTGGTTTCGATCGAGGACCTCGATCCGGCAACGGATTGTGGCTTCAAACTCCTGTGTGGAGTGGACACGATCATCCAAGGCCCTGCGTTCAGCCTTGAGTGCCGTCGTCCGGGCCCGCAGCGAGGCGTCGGCCTCCGATGCCCGTCGCTCATGGGCAGCGGCTGCGTCGAGGATGCCGCGCGCGTCCCTGATCCTCTTTGCCAAGTCCTCGGCGTGAGCCTCGTACTGAAGGCGGATATCGCCTAGCGCTTCATCCAGGACGCTCGAGGCGATCAGCGCCGCCTGCCGCTCCTCTTCCGCCTCCCGCATGACGGAGTCCAGTGCCTCCTCGCGCACTTGGATTTTGGCTAGTTGGGTTTGACACATTTTGCGCCCCACCCTCACCATGTCGTCCACGGCGCGACGCCCCTCGTCGACTCGCGCGCGGTCCGCGGCGAGTTGTGCCCACTCTGCATCCAGGGCCGCCCGCTCTTCCGCCAGGGCTTGAACTTGGGTGTTCAGCCCCTCTCTTATAGTGgagtcggcagcggcgagcaCCTGCAGAAGTGGCTCCATACTTGCCGGAGTCGGGGAGGAAAAGGCCGCGGTCCGCCCCCGGGACGACGGGGTACTGCTGGATCCCCCGCGAGACTGGGGGCTGCTCTCGGCCCCCCCTTTTGAGAGGCCAGCCTCGAGGGCGCCCCAAGCGCAAGGGGGAACGGCTATCCCTCTCACCCCCCGCTTCGGGTCCTCGAGTGGATTCAGCCTCGGCCTCGGGCTCGGGCTCGGGACCGCCCCTAGCCTCGACCTCAACCTCGGGCTCGGGACCGCCCCCGGCTTCGGCCTCGGCATCGGGCCCAGGACCGTCCccagcctcggcctcggcctcgagcCCGGCACCGCCCTCAGCCTCGACCTCAACCTCGGGCTCGGGACCGCCCCCGGCCTCGGCCTCGATCTCGGGCCCGGGACCGCCCCCAGCCTCGACCTCAACCTCGGGCTCGGGACCACCTCCGGCTTCGACTCCCAGTCCGCGACCTCCTTCACCCCCTGATCCTGGGTGGTGCTCCGCGTGGACCCTGGTCCCGGAGCCGCCCCCGGGAGGAGCATCGCCACCTCTGCCGCCCCCAGCAGGATGGGTCCCGCCTGAGGGTCGCTCGGGATCGGGCCCGGTGCGTGTCCCTTGCGGGGGGTTTGACCCTGAGATTCCCTGAGAAGGAATCTCGCTACAAGGGAACCCAGATCAtgttaacaaaagaaaaagaaggaacaAGAAAATGGGTTGGGTGAGAGCACCGAAGTGAGCCCCAACAGTCGTACCTACGGGGAGGGCGGTTGAAGGTCCACTTTGGGGGCTCGATGAAGCCCCCCCGGTATGGCTCCGTTTGCCCTATCTTCCGGAGCCGCTTCTTTTTCTGACCAGCCTCGGGCCCGGCAGGTCGCTTGTGGCCTGTTGGGGAACGATCCGCTGCACGCTCGGCACCTCCTCTatgcgggggagagggcggccgggaaTAGGCCACCTTCCGTTTTCCCTTTGGGTCGCCGGTGGAATCGTCTCCGGGTCCGCGGCTCAATCCAGGCGCCCTTGAACCACCGTCGCCTAGACCGCCGGCCCGGCTCCCGCCCGTGATCGCACCACCGCCACCCGTGCCAATGACGCTACCGCTGGCGCCGCCTCGGCTGGACCGGCTCCTACCGGCGCCGACGACAGACATCATGGCCAGAATGCTCTCCCGGTCGCGGTCGCAGCAGAGGGGAAGAATCCCATCTAGGATTAGTGTTGGCTCGGCGGAGTCTAGGCCCAGCACCCGCCGAATCACCATCTTCGCGTCCTCCGCACCCCAGTCCCAGCGCTCGCCCACATGCGTCCGCATGGGGTCGTTTGGACCAATGTATTCCCACGCTCGACGGGATCGTTCCTGAAGAGGTGCGATGCGGCGGCAGAAGTAATCGCCAAAGACCATCGCCCCCGTGAGGCCCAGGCTCCGCAGGCCCCTAAGGCGATCCCACACCGCGTCGTATTCCTCGCCCAGCTCCGAAGTCGCCAGCCATGCGGCGGACCTTTCAGGAGGGCCAGCGGGAACTCGAAGTCGCGGATGGTCCGGCAACGCGGTGTAGAACCAATCCTTCTTCCAGTCCTCCCATTTCTTGCGGAGATGGCTCTCGATGTACTGACCCGCTGTGCCTGGCCGGGGTTGGAAGTAGCATCCCCCACCACCGTGCCTTGCAACAACTGCGGAATGAAGAAGGCCTAGAACAACCGCATCGTCGgtcgcaccccaatgaacatctcgcacaaatGCGCAAAGATGGCCAGCGTCATCACGGCATTGGGTGCGAGATGCAAGGCATGAATTTCGTAGAAATCcagaacctcatggaagaatCTGGAGAACGGCGGAATCAAGCCCGTCATGGCGAAGGACAAGAGGTGCACGGATCGCTCCGAATATCGCGGCCGCGACCGCGACTCTCCCGCCCGGACGATGGCACCGTCTGGCATGATCTTGCGGGGAAGGCTAAGGTGCCTGTCTGTTGTGATGCGGGAGGAAGGGAGCACTGCGTCGCTGGTGTCTTGGGCCATGGCAACCGGCGGAGAAGTGGCGGAGAGCGTGGAGCGCGAGACAGTATGAGGTGGCGAGAATGTTAGGGTTCGAGAAGCGAAAGGACGAGTGGGCGGTTGGCGAAAGGAAGGGGGCAGAGTCTCTGCCTCCGCCCCCTTTTATCCTCGCTTCATCCGCACTTGCCTCCTCGTTTCGCGCTCCCATACTTGCCCCCACGATTCTCGCGCCCGCATTTGTCTCTTCGCATCTTGCGCCCAATCATCACGTCGCCCGTTGTATCCGTTCCCGCCTTTAGTGCGTCTGTCAGTGGCGCATTCGAGGTGGAGTGCACAACAGCTATGAGCGCAGGTTGAGCAAACCATCACCACTACCGCCGCAGGAGTAGCGAGCGGGAGAATCGAGGCGTGGTCTGACTGACCCCCCGGGATTATCGCGCCTCAAGCATCTTCATCATGAGCGCGGTCAGTGGCGGTCAAACCGCTGTTATGGTTGGCACGCCAACCTGGCCACGCGGCGATATCCTTTTGGATCCCCTGCCGGGCCCACAACCCCAGCTCGAGGAGTCGTGAGGCGCCATGTCAGAACGATCTCAAGAAATCGATACCTGATATagcgccgggggctactgtcggagaTATGGACCCGGGGGTATGTGAAGTAGAGGGGAATTACTTTCCCTCCGGCCACGTGACTCTGCAAGTTAGCCCCATTCGCGCGTCACGCGAGTCGTGGAAGCCGCGAGGGGGGGAGCCTCGGGGCATGGCGTGACCCCCTCGGGCTATCCCGCGGCTTCGCCCCAAGGCCCTCACCCGGCTGCCACACGGCGAAGGGAAAGAGCGGGAGCACAGGCTGAACAGCCATAAATGTGCGAcgccccaactgtccctcaccgcatttaatgcggtaagggcagacgtgcggcgcgCCTAGCTAACCTCTGTCCAACGgatgtgaccggtctgtgaccggcctggCACCGTCACATCCGACGGATAGGGCAACCATATCCTCACGTCGCCTTTGTACCCGGCGGAGTGGGGGTGGGTATGACCCGTCACGTCCGAGCGTCGCTCGAGGAAGGGCTGTCACAGGTCATCGttcatttatgagggaatgacagggctgtcccccgtgtcaggcggggggcgACGCCTGGTTTCACTCGAGAGCCGGTTGTTGCTTAGCTTCCGGGAGAAGGCACGGTTTAAAGCCCAGGAAAAGTGGAGTGGGATCCCCCTCCGATAGAGGGTAGGTAGAGGCGGCGCATGTGAtatccccttgagctataaaaggaggaccctgcCCACTGAGACAGGAAAAGGTGGAGAAAAAACCTAAACTCCAGGAGGGAGGGAGCGAGAGCGCTTTCTAGAGTGAAGAAATCTttgtaaaactcatccataatcccaaacacaggagtagggtgttacgctccatagtggcccgaacctgtataatccgatTGTGTGCAAGCTTGCCGGTGATCCTAGAGACGAGCGAGTGATTTCCAAGAGATGAGCCTCCGCCCCCGACCGAACTCACAAATGGGGGGTCTCACGATTCCCCGCTATTGAGGATCTCTCCTCGACAGCCTCAtcccatcctaggttgctatatggAGGTAGTAAATCACATGGACCAATCAGATGGTGGTGTTTCCGCCCGCACGAGAAGGTTAGATGTGCAAAGATGACAAAAGTTGGAGGTGTTTTTTCACAAAAGTGCAGTGCAATCCACTCTATTTTATCTCAGCATGTGTAGCGGCCGACCAAGTGGGAGCTCCCCGATCCAGACAAACTGCAGCATATACACACACGTACGCACCCGCATCTCCTCTCAAATTAAACtcccaaattaattaaagagaagcagcaggagaagaaaaagctaaggaaaaaacaagaaaagaaaaggcatcGATCGAGTGGAGATCCAAATCACCGCGAAAGAAGGCCCCCCGCGAGCGCGAGGAatccttccttcttcctccactCGACTCGAGTAAGTTTTCCACCTGCCTCTGCTGCAGCAATCCGCCATTGATATAATGATTGATTGATTTTCCGCCAGAGTGCGATGAGTTCGTGGTTAGTTGATTGATTCGTTTGGTTTTGttggatttgtctttttttttgtgtgattttcctctttggtttttcttttgttggttTGGCCACTTTCAGTCTAATGCAAGCGATTTACAGAGTGATGAAGAATctgttcttcttttctctctctctctagaacACAAGTAGCAGATAAAAGACTGGggaaattttcctttttttttttttgcccactAGAGTTCACTTGATGGAttagtgaaactaatttgatagtGTGATGCATGAAATCGTGTATGGCCATGGGAAGggaaatatttgtttttttttaaccatcTTTTCTTAATATTTGCATGGAATTtgaaaaggaagaggaggaggatctCTCTGCCGTACCAAAAAAGaaacattttcttttgtttagcTAGTTGGGTAACATCAATGAAGTATTTATTCACATTGCAGGTAGAACTAGCTCTGTAATTTCGAAATTAATGGTTGACTAATGATGCTGCAAGATGGTTATTATGGATCTGTACGGACGAGCAAACCTTCAAGATCAAAGTATTCAACTTTGAAGCACAACCTGAACATGATTAGGGGGGCTTAGAGACTCATAATTGCTGGGAAACAATGATGGTCTAAACATATCATTTTTTAGGAGCAAATATAAAAATGGTTTGCTATATTTTGTTGCTTTGCTTTTGTTCTTTCTTTGCACAAAGGTACTACTTCAGTTCAGGACACACACATAAAGGTTGGGTTCAATAGTAATACTAAATTATTGAAGGCAGGCAGAAAGCAGGATCAATGTCAGGTCGTGGCAATGATTAATCCATCTAGAACTGCATCCACTTAAGATCTTTTGGTGTTTGCATATTCAGTTAACGCACAAGAGCCCTGTAGGAGTGCTCTGTAATGCAATTCAGTTTGTTCTACCTTGGATTGCAATACTGATAGAATGTACAATAGTGAGCAATGTAAGTTCAGGATAATTTACTACTCAAAAATCGTTCTGAGATTTACCTGTCGTGCAGTATGCTCTTCCTACTTGCTGTTCTTGGGTTTTGTGTTATAGTTCTTGTTTCTGTAACTTGATAATTGCGTTGTTTACAGAACCTACTTGTAGTGCTTGGATTTTGTGATATAATTCATGTTTCTGTAACCTGATAATTGTTTTGTTTTCAGAATTTCTTTTGGAGCAAACCAGCTGGGGCTTAGAGAAGGCTTTGGAGGAATGGAATTAACTTGTTCCTCTGAAGAAAGTAACTCAAAAGAGAATTCTGTAAATTCATCTTCATCTCCAATAGAAAGTTCAGGACCTTTTGTGTACTACCCAACTCCACCTGCCACCAAGGATGATGCAGGTAACAGTAGTGATCATGAAAAACCAAATGCGCACAGCGAAAAATCATCCCAACCAGTCATTTTGAAATACTCTAATGGACTGACAGATCATGTTGGTTGCATGGATTCACCTTCATCGATCGTAGAAAGGTCCCTCCTTGATTCAACAAAGCCCCACATGGAATCTAACTCTGCAACAGATGCAATTCCTGAAATTCTCTCTAATTCAGGACTAAGTGAGGCATTCAACCACTCGGTAAAGGATGAGGCAGATGGTTCTTCAGAAGATGCCCTTGAGGTGAACCATTTGTCTGACAATGTCTCAGCTGGTGCTGAAACTATGTTGACAGATGAAATGAATTCTAAAGAAGACAGGATAGATCAGAAAAATGTTGC
The window above is part of the Oryza sativa Japonica Group chromosome 7, ASM3414082v1 genome. Proteins encoded here:
- the LOC136357458 gene encoding uncharacterized protein codes for the protein MKRVLVDRGASLSIISPAAFDALKTPGMKLQPSLPIIGVTLGHTWPLGHVELPVTFGDSTNFRTERINFDVADLNLPYNAVLGRPALVKFMVATHYAYLQLKMLGPAGPITVLGDVKVALACAEQRADNLAVAMEPQAPEASASRASKKRLTSADEVPVKEIPLGDDPSKIAKIGGTLDAK